One genomic segment of Amycolatopsis granulosa includes these proteins:
- a CDS encoding serine hydrolase domain-containing protein produces MIGGSCAEEFSRVREEFERNFADRGEVGASVCVMIDGEPVVDLWGGVADRETGRPWEQDTASVIFSCTKGATALCAHVLASRGQLDLAAPVARYWPEFGQSGKEDITVRMLLSHQSGLPVISTPLPDSAFFDWDRMIAALEVEKPLWEPGTRHGYHALTFGWLVGEVVHRVSGKSLGEFFRDEVAGPLGLDFWIGCPEEVEPRLAPMIFPEPREGDEPSLFMTMAATKPESIPGQIFANSGGYMLPGPTGFDSRNAHAAEIGAAGGISNARGLAGMYAPLACGGGLAGVELVDRRALARMMTTISAGHDETLLIGSRFSAGYFRSIDNRHRPYGLRDSIILSADAFGHPGFGGSLGFASPDNRMSFGYTMNNMGPGTLLNDRGQSLVDAVYRSLGYTDDSTEVWC; encoded by the coding sequence ATGATCGGTGGTAGCTGTGCGGAAGAGTTCTCGCGCGTCCGCGAGGAGTTCGAGCGGAACTTCGCCGACCGCGGGGAGGTGGGCGCGTCGGTCTGCGTCATGATCGACGGCGAACCGGTGGTGGACCTGTGGGGTGGCGTCGCCGATCGGGAGACCGGCCGCCCGTGGGAGCAGGACACCGCGAGCGTGATCTTCTCCTGCACCAAGGGTGCGACCGCGCTGTGCGCCCACGTGCTCGCGTCCCGCGGGCAGCTGGACCTGGCCGCGCCGGTCGCGCGCTACTGGCCGGAGTTCGGCCAGTCGGGCAAGGAGGACATCACCGTCCGGATGCTGCTGAGTCACCAAAGTGGACTGCCGGTGATCAGCACCCCGTTGCCGGACAGCGCCTTCTTCGACTGGGACCGGATGATCGCAGCGCTCGAGGTGGAGAAGCCGTTGTGGGAGCCGGGCACCAGGCACGGCTACCACGCCCTCACCTTCGGCTGGCTGGTCGGTGAGGTCGTCCACCGGGTGTCCGGGAAGTCGCTCGGCGAGTTCTTCCGGGACGAGGTCGCGGGTCCGCTCGGCCTGGACTTCTGGATCGGGTGCCCGGAGGAGGTCGAGCCGCGGCTCGCACCGATGATCTTCCCCGAGCCCCGTGAGGGCGACGAGCCGTCGCTGTTCATGACTATGGCGGCGACCAAACCGGAGTCCATCCCCGGCCAGATCTTCGCCAACTCCGGCGGGTACATGCTGCCCGGGCCGACCGGGTTCGACTCGCGCAACGCGCACGCGGCCGAGATCGGCGCCGCGGGCGGGATCAGCAACGCCCGCGGGCTGGCGGGGATGTACGCACCGCTGGCCTGCGGTGGCGGGCTCGCCGGAGTGGAGCTGGTGGACCGGCGCGCCCTCGCGCGGATGATGACGACGATCTCCGCGGGCCACGACGAGACGCTGCTGATCGGCAGCCGGTTCTCTGCCGGCTACTTCCGGTCGATCGACAACCGGCACCGGCCCTACGGCCTGCGGGACAGCATCATCCTGTCCGCGGACGCCTTCGGGCACCCCGGTTTCGGCGGCAGCCTGGGCTTCGCCTCGCCGGACAACCGCATGTCCTTCGGCTACACCATGAACAACATGGGGCCGGGCACGCTGCTCAACGACCGGGGGCAGAGCCTGGTCGACGCCGTCTACCGCTCGCTCGGCTACACCGACGACAGTACGGAGGTGTGGTGCTGA
- a CDS encoding CoA transferase: MAGPLYGLRVLELGGIGPGPHAAMLLADLGAEVVRVERPRGGLRVVPEDAADWLMRGRRSISADLKQPEGRDLVLALVEKADVLIEGFRPGVTERLGIGPKECLDRNPGLVYGRMTGWGQDGPRATQAGHDINYLAVTGVLHAIGTAGARPTPPLNLVGDFGGGSLYLVLGVLSALWERARSGLGQVVDAAIVDGVTSLAQGVWALRGVGQWRDEPASNLVDSGAPFYDTYRCRDGRYVAVGAIEPQFYAQLVDGLGLGDADLPEQLDRSGWPHVRQAFQRAFETRTRDEWADRFAGTDACVTPVLDFAEAVDEPQLAGRDTIVELGGVRQAAPAPRFSRSAPDLPAAPREPGSDTEAVLRAWGVRHPAG; this comes from the coding sequence GTGGCGGGACCGTTGTACGGGTTGCGCGTTCTGGAGCTGGGCGGGATCGGCCCGGGGCCTCATGCGGCCATGCTCCTGGCCGATCTGGGCGCCGAGGTGGTGCGCGTCGAGCGGCCCAGGGGCGGCCTGCGGGTGGTGCCCGAGGACGCCGCTGACTGGCTGATGCGCGGCCGGCGCTCGATCTCGGCCGATCTGAAGCAGCCGGAGGGGCGCGACCTGGTGCTCGCGCTGGTCGAGAAGGCCGACGTGCTGATCGAGGGGTTCCGGCCCGGGGTCACCGAGCGGCTGGGCATCGGCCCGAAGGAGTGCCTGGACCGCAACCCGGGCCTGGTCTACGGGCGCATGACCGGCTGGGGCCAGGACGGCCCGCGCGCCACCCAGGCAGGGCACGACATCAACTACCTCGCCGTCACGGGCGTGTTGCACGCCATCGGCACGGCCGGTGCGCGCCCCACGCCGCCGCTGAACCTGGTCGGGGACTTCGGCGGCGGATCGCTGTACCTCGTCCTGGGTGTGCTGTCGGCGCTGTGGGAACGCGCGCGCTCGGGACTCGGGCAGGTGGTGGACGCCGCGATCGTGGACGGCGTGACGTCCCTGGCCCAGGGCGTGTGGGCGCTGCGCGGCGTCGGCCAGTGGCGGGACGAGCCGGCGTCGAACCTCGTCGACAGCGGCGCCCCCTTCTACGACACCTACCGCTGCCGCGACGGCCGGTACGTCGCGGTCGGCGCGATCGAACCGCAGTTCTACGCCCAGCTCGTCGACGGCCTCGGCCTGGGCGATGCCGATCTCCCGGAGCAGCTCGACCGCTCCGGGTGGCCGCATGTGCGGCAAGCCTTCCAGCGGGCGTTCGAGACCCGGACCCGGGACGAGTGGGCCGACCGGTTCGCCGGCACCGACGCGTGCGTCACCCCGGTGCTCGACTTCGCGGAAGCCGTCGACGAACCACAGCTCGCCGGTCGCGACACGATCGTCGAGCTGGGCGGGGTCCGCCAGGCCGCTCCGGCGCCGCGGTTCTCCCGCAGCGCGCCCGATCTGCCGGCCGCACCACGAGAGCCTGGTTCCGACACCGAGGCCGTGTTGCGTGCCTGGGGCGTGCGTCACCCAGCTGGGTGA
- a CDS encoding serine hydrolase domain-containing protein translates to MKLSLSRRWAALAGVLAAALVATTLGAVAPERATAAGGTGCADAGDRYQTARPEQVGLDPVTLGHALNLLSVNGSETVQVYRHDCLVGTGIFDPLLGHIPGNNWSQTKTITALLAGRAVTLGRLSVDDPIGKYLPPGLGDAAHRAVTVRQLLTQTSGVRANWTRELNLAMPDRIREFLSLPFDHQPGTFYRYSQTGPSVVAYVVQRAVGEDLQDFAQRELFGPVGIARDHWFWLRDRDGNTDGWSNLFLPGDDFGRIGQLLADGGTFHGKRLISESYLRDLRTPSPNNPGYGYLTWLNAGPYWITPSAFAATRNPAPMISSAPADMYFSYGFFGQHIFVIPSLDMVVTRSSGTLNWPPSRVDVGDPLTAVAPGQTGRVEYEFFRLLMQSVVTPRQPAAPPYVAPKPGAVDPSLFVSVPDNLAVAQLGPNAPKGCTIFGCGGKLAAAGTIRSLMDVPRTGFAALTALPAGTAQLAQQVPDLLPRLLDGWQQTARITGEQLPAALPALLASLQQSVGG, encoded by the coding sequence ATGAAGCTGTCACTCTCGCGCCGGTGGGCCGCGCTCGCCGGCGTGCTGGCCGCGGCGCTGGTCGCAACCACCCTCGGGGCGGTCGCACCGGAGCGCGCCACGGCCGCGGGCGGAACCGGGTGCGCGGACGCCGGTGACCGGTACCAGACCGCACGCCCCGAGCAGGTCGGTCTCGATCCCGTCACCCTCGGCCACGCGCTCAACCTCCTCTCGGTGAACGGGTCGGAGACGGTGCAGGTCTACCGGCACGACTGTCTCGTCGGGACAGGGATCTTCGACCCGCTGCTCGGTCACATCCCGGGCAACAACTGGAGCCAGACCAAGACGATCACCGCCCTGCTCGCCGGCCGGGCCGTCACCCTCGGCCGCCTCTCCGTCGACGATCCGATCGGGAAGTACCTGCCACCGGGCCTCGGCGACGCGGCCCACCGCGCCGTCACCGTCCGCCAGCTGCTGACCCAGACCAGCGGCGTCCGGGCGAACTGGACGCGCGAGCTGAACCTCGCCATGCCCGACCGCATCCGCGAGTTCCTGTCCCTGCCGTTCGACCACCAGCCCGGGACCTTCTACCGCTACTCGCAGACCGGGCCGTCCGTGGTGGCCTACGTGGTGCAGCGCGCGGTCGGCGAGGACCTCCAGGACTTCGCGCAGCGCGAGCTCTTCGGTCCGGTCGGCATCGCCCGGGACCACTGGTTCTGGCTGCGCGACCGCGACGGCAACACCGACGGCTGGTCGAACCTGTTCCTGCCCGGTGACGACTTCGGGCGGATCGGTCAGCTGCTGGCCGACGGCGGAACCTTCCACGGCAAGCGGCTGATCTCCGAGAGCTACCTGCGTGATCTGCGCACGCCGAGCCCGAACAACCCCGGCTACGGTTACCTGACCTGGCTCAACGCCGGCCCGTACTGGATCACCCCGTCCGCCTTCGCCGCCACCCGCAACCCGGCGCCGATGATCTCCAGCGCGCCGGCCGACATGTACTTCTCGTACGGGTTCTTCGGCCAGCACATCTTCGTGATCCCCAGCCTGGACATGGTGGTGACCCGCTCCAGCGGGACGCTCAACTGGCCGCCCAGCCGGGTCGACGTGGGCGATCCGCTCACCGCCGTCGCGCCGGGGCAGACCGGCCGCGTCGAGTACGAGTTCTTCCGCCTGCTGATGCAGTCCGTCGTCACGCCCCGGCAGCCGGCGGCGCCGCCGTACGTCGCGCCGAAGCCGGGCGCGGTCGACCCGAGCCTGTTCGTCAGCGTGCCCGACAACCTCGCCGTGGCGCAGCTCGGTCCGAACGCGCCGAAGGGCTGCACGATCTTCGGGTGCGGCGGGAAGCTGGCCGCCGCCGGCACCATCCGGTCCTTGATGGACGTTCCGCGCACCGGGTTCGCGGCGCTGACCGCGCTTCCGGCGGGGACCGCGCAACTGGCGCAGCAGGTGCCCGATCTGTTGCCGCGCCTGCTGGACGGCTGGCAGCAGACGGCCCGCATCACGGGTGAGCAGCTTCCGGCGGCGCTTCCCGCGCTGCTGGCATCCCTCCAGCAGTCGGTTGGGGGATGA
- a CDS encoding beta-ketoacyl synthase N-terminal-like domain-containing protein, whose translation MLPAQAAWKPVTVRGAGFALPGADRPCHDYKEFADAVMAGTCAITPFELPGTPIRVAGQVPGTGAETLDLPDRLLSRLPRASRLAHTAVAGALDHAELTAAEISRGDAVLIVTSFQFALQETAALLDRFADAGPAGVAFDYWSKVAPGSIASGLCTNLGLDIPTLTVTGGCSTSLRGFELAASMVARGEVEHAVVVGVDTILEPLYLSATGYAGRSGHRASSISDDPADIRPHDAVQTGNAPAEGAAAAVLSSTRHPGGGVDTGIEFIGFSSRNGGGNPMGLGDATGCATDIQRLLAAGGVSLGELAFFCDFAEGNRQLEDFLCETLATLRANLGDDAPLTLTSQEACYGHLPGAAGLLKVLASLVMLTENRVAPTANLVNPYPRLPARALTGSPERIADSGRRTAMTVGLSGGGDTTSLLLRLA comes from the coding sequence ATGTTGCCTGCCCAAGCCGCCTGGAAGCCCGTCACGGTCCGGGGCGCCGGTTTCGCGTTGCCCGGCGCGGACCGCCCCTGCCACGACTACAAGGAGTTCGCCGACGCGGTAATGGCCGGAACCTGCGCCATCACGCCGTTCGAGTTGCCGGGCACGCCCATCCGGGTCGCCGGTCAGGTGCCGGGGACCGGTGCGGAGACCCTGGACCTGCCCGATCGCCTGCTGTCCAGGCTGCCGCGGGCGAGCAGGCTGGCGCACACCGCGGTGGCCGGTGCCCTGGACCACGCGGAGCTGACGGCCGCCGAGATCAGCCGCGGGGACGCGGTGCTGATCGTGACGTCGTTCCAGTTCGCCCTGCAGGAGACGGCCGCGCTGCTGGACCGGTTCGCCGACGCCGGTCCGGCGGGTGTCGCCTTCGACTACTGGTCCAAGGTGGCGCCGGGCAGCATCGCGTCCGGGTTGTGCACCAACCTCGGCCTCGACATCCCCACCCTGACTGTGACCGGCGGGTGCAGCACCTCGTTGCGGGGGTTCGAGCTCGCCGCGAGCATGGTCGCGCGCGGCGAGGTCGAGCACGCGGTCGTCGTCGGGGTCGACACGATCCTGGAGCCGCTGTACCTGTCCGCGACGGGGTACGCCGGCCGGTCCGGCCACCGCGCTTCGTCCATTTCGGACGATCCGGCGGACATCCGGCCGCACGACGCGGTGCAGACCGGCAACGCGCCGGCCGAAGGGGCGGCCGCCGCCGTGCTGAGCTCCACGCGGCACCCCGGCGGCGGGGTGGACACCGGCATCGAGTTCATCGGGTTCTCGTCCCGCAACGGTGGCGGCAACCCGATGGGCCTCGGCGATGCGACCGGGTGCGCGACCGACATCCAGCGGCTGCTCGCGGCCGGTGGGGTGAGCCTCGGCGAGCTGGCCTTCTTCTGCGACTTCGCGGAGGGCAACCGCCAGCTCGAGGACTTCCTGTGCGAGACGCTGGCCACCCTGCGTGCGAACCTCGGCGACGACGCGCCGCTCACGCTGACCTCGCAGGAAGCGTGCTACGGGCACCTGCCGGGGGCGGCCGGTCTGCTCAAGGTGCTCGCGAGTCTGGTGATGCTGACCGAGAACCGGGTGGCCCCCACGGCGAACCTGGTGAACCCCTATCCCCGCTTGCCCGCGCGCGCTCTGACTGGTAGTCCCGAGCGGATTGCCGACAGTGGCCGGCGGACGGCGATGACGGTGGGCCTTTCCGGCGGTGGCGACACGACGTCGCTGCTGCTGCGGCTCGCCTGA